One genomic segment of Rhodothermales bacterium includes these proteins:
- a CDS encoding ribonuclease Z: protein MFSIVPLGVASALPTLDRHFSSTALVREGHVFLFDCGEGTQLQLVRAGLKRPRIEAIFITHLHGDHVFGLPGLLSTLALLEHDRTLRIVGPVGLQAALTAFMQPTSGRGVPYSIEYIELPPDLSHAVVLETPEYRVEARPLSHSLFTAGFRFQEKARPGTLDADLSRALGVVPGVDFKRLKSGESVVTADGRIVAPADVVGPARPGASFAYVTDTQPCDGGMALAEQADLMYHEATFRQSDVDRARETRHATALEAAGVAREAGARQLLLGHFSARYDGADLRALLEEARTVFQNTEAAEELKRYSVAPPDANIPATIPWSSVVPERPE, encoded by the coding sequence ATGTTCTCCATTGTCCCGCTCGGTGTCGCTTCGGCGCTGCCGACCCTCGACCGGCATTTTTCATCGACCGCGCTCGTTCGGGAGGGCCATGTGTTTTTGTTTGATTGTGGGGAGGGGACGCAGTTGCAGCTCGTGCGGGCGGGCCTGAAACGGCCTCGGATCGAGGCGATCTTCATCACCCATCTGCATGGCGACCACGTCTTCGGGTTGCCCGGATTACTCTCTACCCTGGCTCTCCTCGAACACGACCGGACGCTGCGCATCGTCGGTCCGGTGGGTCTTCAGGCCGCGTTGACGGCGTTCATGCAGCCGACGAGCGGACGCGGCGTCCCCTACTCGATCGAATACATCGAACTCCCGCCCGACCTGTCGCACGCCGTTGTCCTCGAAACGCCCGAGTACCGCGTCGAGGCCCGCCCCCTGTCCCATAGTCTTTTCACGGCCGGCTTCCGGTTTCAGGAAAAGGCGCGTCCGGGAACGCTCGACGCCGACCTCTCGCGTGCTCTGGGCGTCGTCCCGGGGGTGGATTTTAAGCGGTTGAAATCCGGCGAATCAGTCGTCACGGCCGATGGGCGCATCGTGGCCCCCGCCGATGTCGTCGGCCCCGCACGCCCCGGCGCCTCGTTCGCCTACGTCACCGACACCCAGCCCTGCGACGGCGGCATGGCGCTGGCGGAACAGGCGGATCTGATGTATCATGAGGCCACCTTCCGCCAGAGCGACGTAGACCGCGCCCGGGAAACCAGGCACGCCACGGCGCTCGAGGCCGCCGGCGTGGCCCGCGAAGCCGGCGCGCGTCAGTTATTACTCGGCCATTTCAGCGCCCGCTATGACGGCGCGGACCTGCGCGCCCTGCTGGAAGAGGCTCGCACCGTCTTTCAGAACACCGAGGCGGCTGAGGAATTAAAGCGCTATTCCGTGGCGCCGCCCGACGCCAATATTCCCGCGACTATCCCCTGGAGTTCCGTTGTCCCAGAACGACCCGAATAG